GCGGGTCGAGGAACACGGTGAGCCGGCCCAGCCGGTAGTTGTCCGCGTCCCGCGAGCCGGAGCCGGCACCGAGCGAGGCGGCGGCGACCAGCAGGCCGACCCCGGCCAGGCCGACCGCGGAGAGCGCGGCGAAGACCTGGAGCCGGACGCCGGCCGCCCAGAGCATCCCGACCACCAGCGCCAGCAGGCAGAGCATGCTGCCCAGGTCGTTGTAGCCGACCAGCACGAAGAGCAGGCCGACCACCGGGAAGAGCGGGGTGGCCAACTCCTTCCACCAGCCCAGCGCGGCGCCCTTGCGGGCCAGCACGTGCGCGCCCCACAGCACCAGCGCGAACTTGGCCACCTCGACCGGCTGCACCGAGACCGGGCCGAGATAGAGCCAGAGCAGCTTGGCCCGGAGCGGACCGATGGACTCGACCCCGAACAGCGCGTTCAGCGCGACCAGCAGGTTGAGCAGCAGCAGCAGCGCCACCGCCGCCCCGAGCACCGGCCGGCTCAGCGACCGGAAGCTGCGTACGGGCAGCCGCTGGCAGGCCCAGAACGCCAGGATGCCGATCACCGCGAAGATGGTCTGCTTCACCAGGGACGCGGTGGCGTCCCCCTCCTCGGCGAAGTCCTTCACGCTGGTCGCCGAGAAGACCATGGTCAGGCCGATCAGCAGCAGCAGGCCCGCGCTGGAGAGCAGCAGGTAGTAGGAGGCGAGCGGGCGGGCCAGCAGGCCGCGCAGTGCCGCCAGCCCGCCGGCCGCGTCCAGCCCGAGCGGCACTCCGGGCGGGTCGGCCGTCCGGGTCGCCGCGGGTGGTCGTCTGGCCGGTGTGTCGCTGGTGACCTCGATGATTCGTTCCTCCCCCACCCGCCCATCATCGCGGCTCGGCCGGCCCGCCCGTGGCGCAACCGCCCGGTCGGCGTGTCGCACCGGCGAAAAGGAGGGGCTCCCTGCTATCACAGGGAGCCCCTCCGCGACCGGTGCGGCCCGGCGATCAGGTGACCGCGGCGAGGAACTCGCTGTAGAACAGGCCCAGGGCGATCGCCACGCCGATGCCGGCGATGATCCAGAACCGGACCACGATGTTGACCTCGCTCCAGCCGGCCAGCTCGAAGTGGTGCTGCAGCGGCGACATCCGGAACACCCGCTTGCCGGTGGTCCGGAAGGAGATGATCTGGATCACCACGGACATCGTGATGATCACGAAGAGCCCGCCGAGGATCGGCAGCAGCAGAATGGTCCGGGTGGACATCGCCATGCCGGCGATCAGGCCGCCCAGGCCCAGCGCGCCGGTGTCACCCATGAAGATCCGGGCCGGCGAGGTGTTCCACCACAGGAAGCCGACACAGGCCCCGGCCGCCGCCCCGGCGATCAGCGCGATCTCCAGCGGGTCCCGGACGGTGTAGCAGTATTCCCCGGCGGGGTAGTTCGGGTCCGCGCACCAGTGCCGGTACTGCCAGAACGCGATCAGCGCGTACGCCGCGAGGACCATCACCGAGGCGCCGGTGGCCAGGCCGTCCAGACCGTCGGTGAGGTTCACCCCGTTGGTCGCCGCCATCACCACCATGATGATCACGATGATCGCGCCGATCTTGCCGATCTCCAGCGCCGGGATGTCCCGGATGAAGCTCAGCGTGGTGCTGCCCACCGTCTCGGTGTTGGTGGCGGTGCCACTCGGGTCCGTCATCGTGCTCGGGAAATAGAGCGCCACGACGCCGAAGAGGGCACCGACCAGGATCTGCCCGGCCAGCTTGCCCCGCTTGTTCAGGCCACCGCTGTGCCGCTTGCGGACCTTGAGGAAGTCGTCGATGAAGCCGACCGCCCCGGAGAAGACCATCAGCCCCAGCAGCACCAGCGCCGTGATGGTCGGCTCCACCTGGGCGATCTGCGCGTCCGGCAGGGTGGTCAGGGCCAGGTGACCGGCGACGTACGCGATCACCGTGGCCAGGATGAAGACCACGCCGCCCATCGTCGGCGTGCCCTTCTTGCCCTGGTGCATGGCCGGGCCCTCGGCCCGGATCGGCTGGCCGGCCTTGAGCCGGGTGAACACCTTGATCGCGAGCGGGGTGGCCAGCAACGAGACCAGGAACGCGACCCCGATGGCGACGATGACCGCCCTCACCGGGAGACCTCCCCGGCGGCCGGGCGCAGTGCGTCGACCACCTCCCAGGTGCGGTACCGGGAGCCCTTCACCAGCACCACGTCACCCGGACGTAGCTCGCTCCGCAGCACCTCGACGGCCGCCGCCTGATCGGTGAGCAGCACCGACTCTCCTCCCCAGTCACTTACCGCTGTCGCGCCCTCGTGGATCGGCGCCGCCGGCTCACCCACCACGAGCAGCCGGTCGATGTCCAGCTCGGCCGCGAGCCGGCCGACCTGCTGGTGCCCTTCGCGCTCGAACGCGCCCAACTCGGCCATGTAGCCGAGCACCGCGAACGTGCGCCCCGCACCCCGCAGGGCGGCCAGCGCGCGCAGCGCGACCGCCATCGAGGCCGGGTTGGCGTTGTACGAGTCGTCGATCACCGTGACCCCGTCGGGCCGGGCGAAGACGTCCATCCGGCGGGTGGAGACCAGCCCCAGCTCGCCCAGCGCCACGGCCAGCTCGGCCGGCGGCATGCCCAGCTCGCGGGCCACCGCCGCGGCGGCGAGCGAGTTCGACACCTGGTGCCGCCCGGTGAGCCCGAGCCGGACCGGCGCGTTGCCCTCCGGCGTCACCAGGGTGTACGCCGGCCGACCCCGCTCGTCCAGCGTGACGTCCACCGCCCGCACGTCGGCGTGCGGCGCCTCGCCGTACCGGACCACCCGGGCCACCGTGCGCGACGCCATCGCGTCGACCAGCGGGTCGTCGGCGTTGAGCACGGCCAGCCCGTCGGCGGGCAGCGCCTCGACCAGCTCCCCCTTGGCCAGCGCGATGGTCTCCACCGAGCCGAACTCGCCCAGGTGCGCCACCCCGACGTTGAGCACCACCGAGATCCGGGGCGGCACCACGTCGCAGAGGTAGCGCACGTGCCCCACCCCCCGGGCGCCCTTCTCCATCACCAGGTAGCGCGTCTCCGGCGTCGCCTGCAACGCCGTGTACGGGTGACCCAGCTCGTTGTTGAACGAGCCGGGCGGCGCCACGGTCGGGCCGAGCCGCACGGTGAGCTGGGCGATCAGGTCCTTGGTGGTGGTCTTGCCGGACGAGCCGGTCAACCCGATCACGGTCAGTCCGGGCAGCCGGTCGACGACCGCGCGGGCCAGCTTCCCCATCGCGTCGAGGGCGTCGGCGACCAGCACCATCGGCACGCCGGGCACCTCGCGGGTGCCGAGCACCGCCACCGCGCCCGCCTCGACCGCACCGGCCGCGTAGTCGTGGCCGTCGACCTGCTCCCCGGGGAACGCCACGAAGAGCGCCCCCGGGCCGACCTTGCGGGAGTCGAACTCCACGGTGCCGGTGACCCGGGCCTGCGGGTCGGCGGCGACCAGCCGCCCGTCGACCGCGGCGGCCACCTCGGCCAGGCTGAGCGGGATCACCGCTGACCCGCCCGGTCGGCGAAGCGGGCGCGCAGCGCCTCGGCCAGCTCCACCCGGTCGTCGAACGGGTGCACCTCGCCGGCCACCTCCTGGCCGCGTTCGTGCCCCTTGCCGAGCACCGCCACCACGTCACCGGGTTCGGCCAGCCGGACCGCCTCGGCGATGGCGGCCCGCCGGCCGTCCACCTCGACGATCCGGGCCGGCGTGCCGGCCGCGTACGCCCCGGCGAGCACCTCCGCGCGGATCGCGGCCGGGTCCTCCGTCCGCGGGTTGTCGTCGGTCACCAGCACCACGTCGGCTCCCTCCGCGGCGGCCCCGCCCATCACCGGCCGCTTGCCCCGGTCCCGGTCGCCGCCCGCACCGATCACGCAGATCAGCCGGCCGGCGCTGAGTTCGCGCAGCGCACGCAGCGCGGCCACGATGGCGTCCGGCTTGTGCGCGTAGTCGACCACGCCGCGCACCGGCGCGTCGCTGCTGACCAGCTCCAGCCGGCCGGGCACCCCGCCGCAGGCGGCCACCCCGGTGGCGGCGGTGGTCGGGTCCACCCCGACCGCGACCAGCGCGGCGATCGCCAGCAGCGCGTTGGCGACGTTGTGCCGGCCGGGCAGCGCCACGCCGGCCGGCACGACCAGCCCGTCGGGGCCGTGCGCGGTGAACCGCTGGGCGTAGCCCTCGCCGTCGACGTCGGTGGCGTACCAGGTGGCGGTCGGGTCACCGGCCGCCGAGTAGCTGACCGTGGCGGGCTTGAACAGCGGGCGCAGCGCCGGGTCGTCGTGGTTGAGCACCTCGACCGCGCAGCGCCCGTCGAACAGCTGCGCCTTGGCCGCGAAGTAGTCGGCCGAGTCGGCGTGGAAGTCCAGGTGGTCGGAGCCGAAGTTGGTGTAGCCGCCGACCGCGAAGCTGACTCCGCCGACCCGCCCCATCGCCAGGGCGTGGCTGGAGACCTCCATGACCACGGCGGTGACCCCGCGCTCCCGGGCGGCGGCGAGCATGGCGTGCAGGTCGGTGGCCTCGGGGGTGGTCCGGACGCTGTCCACCACCAGGTCGCCGAGGCGGGTCTCCACGGTGCCGATCAGGCCGGTGGTGTGCCCGGCGGCACGCAGCCCGGACTCGACCAGGTAGGCGGTGGAGGTCTTGCCGGCGGTGCCGGTCACCCCGAGCACGGTCAGCCCGGTGGTCGGGTCGCCGTAGACGGCGGAGGCGACGGCGCCGAGCACCGCGCGCGGGTCGCCCACCACCAGCACCGGCAGGCCGGCCCCGGCGGCCAGCTCCGCGCCGGCCGGATCGGTCAGCACGGCCACCGCGCCGGCCTCGGCCGCGCCGGCGGCGAACTCCGCCGTGCCGGCGGGCACCGGGCAGGGCGGCGTACAGGTCGCCGGGGTGGACCTCCTGGCTGGCGTGGGTCACCCCGGTCACGGCCAGGTCGGCGGCGCCGTCGGGCGGGGCCGTGCCGAGTCGCCCGGCGAGGTCGCCGAGCCGGACGGGATTCACGGTACGGGGACGTGGATTGCCGGGCACGGCGTCAGACCCTACCCGGTCGTCCGGTTCCGACCGTACAGCCGCCCCGGTGGTTCGTCGCCACTCACCGATGATGTCCCGTCCTTCCCGGTCAGCGCGGAAAGACCTCGAACTTCGGGGACCGGTCGGTGGCCGACGGCGGCACCCGGTAGTGCCGCAGTGTGTAGCCCATGATCTCGCGGAAGGCCGGTGCGGCGACCGCGCCGCCCTCCCCGCCGGGGCTCCACACGAAGACCGCGACCACGTACCTCGGCTCCTCCGCCGGGGCCATCCCGATGAACGAGCCCACCTCGCCGGGCTGGAGCTTGCCGTCGAGGTAGCGCAGGCCGGTGCCGGTCTTGCCGGCGACCCGGTAGCCGGGGACCGCGGCGGCCAGGCCGGTGGCCCGCCCGTCGGGGCCGTCGACCGTGGTGACCGCCTCCAGCATGGTGCGCAGCGCCGCCGCGTTCTGCGGGCTGAGCACCGAGCGGGTCTTCGGGGCCGGACCGGGCGTCTTCTTCCCGTCCGCGCCGATGACCTCCTTGATGAGGTGCGGCTGCACGTACGTGCCGTCGTTGGCGATGGCGGCGTACGCGGCGGCCATCTGCAACGGGGTGGCGTCCACGCTGTGCCCGATGGGCACCGACCCGTACGCCGAGCCGCTCCACTGGTCGGCGGGGAGCAGCCGCCCGGACGCCTCGCCCGGCATGCCCTCGCCGGTGGGCTGCCCCAGCCCGAACCGCTTCTGGTAGTCGATCAGCCGGTCCTTGCCCAGCTTCTCGGCGATCTCGATGGTGCCGACGTTGGACGAGAAGGCCAGCATCCCGGGGATGCTCATCTTCTGGCCGTTCGCCGGGTGGGTGTCCCGGAAGGTCACGCCGCCCCTGGTGATCGTGTTGGCCACCGGGAACGCGGTGTCCGGGGTGATCACACCCTCCTGGAGGGCCGCGCCGTAGGTGATCGCCTTGTGGATCGAACCCGGGTCGACCACGAAGCTGGTGGCCGCGTCCTCCCGGTCGGTGGGCTTGCTGCCCGCCGGGTCCGCCGCGTCGTAGGTGGGGTTGCTCGCCTGGGCCAGCACCTCGCCCTGCATGTCGAGCACCACGGCGGCCCCGATGCTGCCCCTGGTCTGCGCCATCTGTTCGGTGAGGATGCGCTGGGTGCGGTACTGCAGGTCCAGGTCGAGGGTGAGCGCGATCGAGCTGCCCGGCTTGGGCTGGACGGTCACGCTGTAGCCGCCGGGGATCGGTGCGGCCAGGTCACCCTGGCCGACCTCGTAGGTCTTCCGGCCGGGCTTGCCCTGGAGCACGTTGTCGTACTTGGCCTCCAGCCCTTCCAGCCCGGTCATGTCGTCGCTGACGAAGCCGAGCAGGTTGGCGGCCAGGTCACCGCCGGGAACCTCGCGCCGCTCGTCGCGGTGGGTGCCGATGCCGGGCAGGTCCAGCGCCATGATCTGCTTCGCCCGGTCGATGTCGACGCCGCGGGCCAGGTACTGGAACTGCGACTCCCCGCCGCCGGGCAGCTTGCGCCGCTTCATCTTGTCGGCCAGGTCGGAGGTGGGGACGCCGAGCAGCGGCGAGAGCCGCCGGGCGGTGTCCAGCCGGACGGACTCCTCGATCTGGGTGGGGTCGGCGAAGACGTACCGCGCCTCGACGCTGTGCGCCAGCGGGGCGCCGGTCCGGTCGTAGATCGCGCCGCGCGGCGCGGGCAGCTCCACCACGGCGACCCGGTTGCCGAGGCCGCCGTCGGCGTACGCCGGGGTGTTCACGGTCTGCAGGAAGACCAGCCGGATGCCGATGGTGGCGAAGAGCGCCAGGGCGAGCAGGGTGCCCAGGCGCAGCCGGCGGCGCGGGTCGGCGAGCTTCGGCGGGCGGCGCGGCTTGCGCGACGGCCGCCGGGCGGCCGGCCGCTCGGGGCGGCGCGGTCCGGGCGGCGGCGCGGCGCCGGCGGCTCGTCGTCGTCGAAGGGTTCCCGGCCGGGCCGGGCGGTGACGGTCCGGACCACGCCGGAGCGGCCGCCGCCCGCGGTCTCCCGCCGGCCGGCGCGGCCGGCGCCGGCGCGACCGCCGTCGAGCACCTGCAACGCCGGCCGGAACGGGTCGCCGGAGCGGGTGCTGCGCGGGGTACGCCGCTGCTCGGCACCCGCGCCGGTCCCGGTGCGGGCGGCCCCGCCGCCCTCCCGGACGGTGCGCCCCCGAGGGCGTACGCGCGGGCGTCGGAGATGCCCCCCACGCCGGGCTCGCCGGTGCGCGGCTCGGCCCCCGACCGCCCCGCGACGAGCGGCGCCGGGACCCCGTGGGGTCCCGGCGCGGGTCATCCGATCTGGGCGGCACCGGCTCAGCCTCCGTTGCCCTGCGGGCTGGTGATCGCCGGCTGACCGGTGGCCGGGTGCGGCACGCCGATCATCTTGCCGTCGGGCAGCCGGATGTACGCCGGGTCGTCGGACTCGACCAGCCCCAGCTTGCGGGCGTTGGCGGTCAGGTTGCCCGGCGCCTTCTGCTCGGCGATCTCCTTCTCCAGCTGCTGCTGGTCCACGTCGAGCTTGGCCTGCTGCTGCTGGAGCTTCTCCAGCCGGAACGCGTTCTCATTGATCTTGGTGTTGACCGCCAGGATGCCGAGCACCCCGCCGACCACCAGGAACAGGATCAGCCCGACGAACGGCGCGCGCGGCACGGAGACCGGCGGCGGCGGGCGACCCGCAGGCGCGGCGACGCCGCCTCGGTCGTCCGGGTCCGCTCGGCCGGCCGCAGCGCGGCGCTGCCCTGGGTCGGGAACTCGCGCGCCCCCCGGGCGCGAGTCTCCTCCCGGCGGTCGAGCCGGTCGGCTCCCGCCGTCGTGTTCCGCCGCGCCGCGGTCCGGCCCCCCGACCGCGGTGCGCGCTGCCCGACGGCGCCCCGGCCGTCGTGCTTGTCAACGTTCATGTCCCCTCCCCCTCTTCGTCCGTCCCGTTGTCCCCCGGGGCCGCCCGTGGATCCGTCCCGGATCCCGGTGACCCCGTCCCCGGTTGGTGCATCGCCTTCACCCGGCGCCGGTACCGTTCGCGGTCGGTACGCCCCTGCCGGGTCGCCTCCGGGTCGAGCCGTTCCGCTGCCCGCAGCCGCACCGAAGCGGCCCGCGGGTTCGCGGCGACCTCCGCCTCCCCGGGAAGCTCGGCGCCCCGGCTGAGCAGCCGGAACGTCGGGCCCGTCCCGGGGAGCTCGACCGGGAGGTCGACCGGGCCCTTACTGCGGACCCGGTCGGCGAGCGCCTGCTTGGTGAGCCGGTCCTCCAGCGAGTGGTAGGACAGGACCACCATGCGGCCGCCCACGGTGAGCTTGTCCAGAGCGGCCGGCAGCGCTGTCTCCAGCGCTGCCAGTTCTCTGTTTACCTCGATCCGTAAAGCCTGAAACGTTCTCTTGGCCGGGTGTCCCCCGGTTCGTCGGGCTGGTGCCGGAATGCTCTCCCTGACCAGCTCCGCCAGCCGCGCCGACGAGGT
The Micromonospora sp. R77 DNA segment above includes these coding regions:
- the rsmH gene encoding 16S rRNA (cytosine(1402)-N(4))-methyltransferase RsmH — translated: MGELRGTHVPVLLERCLELLAPALGRNGRTVHVDATLGLAGHAEAVLQAHPDTVLIGLDRDTEALAHARIRLARFADRIHLEHAVYDELPEVLERLGYPAIDGILFDLGVSSLQLDAPDRGFAYAQDAPLDMRMDQTRGVTAEEVVNTYSHPDLARVLRVYGEEKFAGRIASAILRERERGRITSSARLAELVRESIPAPARRTGGHPAKRTFQALRIEVNRELAALETALPAALDKLTVGGRMVVLSYHSLEDRLTKQALADRVRSKGPVDLPVELPGTGPTFRLLSRGAELPGEAEVAANPRAASVRLRAAERLDPEATRQGRTDRERYRRRVKAMHQPGTGSPGSGTDPRAAPGDNGTDEEGEGT
- a CDS encoding FtsW/RodA/SpoVE family cell cycle protein; this translates as MAALRGLLARPLASYYLLLSSAGLLLLIGLTMVFSATSVKDFAEEGDATASLVKQTIFAVIGILAFWACQRLPVRSFRSLSRPVLGAAVALLLLLNLLVALNALFGVESIGPLRAKLLWLYLGPVSVQPVEVAKFALVLWGAHVLARKGAALGWWKELATPLFPVVGLLFVLVGYNDLGSMLCLLALVVGMLWAAGVRLQVFAALSAVGLAGVGLLVAAASLGAGSGSRDADNYRLGRLTVFLDPPDPKTCFSEQIPGCYQLVQARYAVEQGGWFGVGLGKSSFKFGWLPEAHNDFIFAVIAEELGVVGCTVVIVLFAVLAYTGLRIARRVEDPFRRLAAAGVTAWLVGQAVINIGGVTGLLPLTGVPLPFISDGGSALVVTLAAIGMLASFARAEPDAARALHARPPARWVRLVWAPLPPLPGRRRRPATPPADRGSVPRSRRAAVRRPGRGPQLRPGRARSGAASERRR
- the murF gene encoding UDP-N-acetylmuramoyl-tripeptide--D-alanyl-D-alanine ligase, with the translated sequence MIPLSLAEVAAAVDGRLVAADPQARVTGTVEFDSRKVGPGALFVAFPGEQVDGHDYAAGAVEAGAVAVLGTREVPGVPMVLVADALDAMGKLARAVVDRLPGLTVIGLTGSSGKTTTKDLIAQLTVRLGPTVAPPGSFNNELGHPYTALQATPETRYLVMEKGARGVGHVRYLCDVVPPRISVVLNVGVAHLGEFGSVETIALAKGELVEALPADGLAVLNADDPLVDAMASRTVARVVRYGEAPHADVRAVDVTLDERGRPAYTLVTPEGNAPVRLGLTGRHQVSNSLAAAAVARELGMPPAELAVALGELGLVSTRRMDVFARPDGVTVIDDSYNANPASMAVALRALAALRGAGRTFAVLGYMAELGAFEREGHQQVGRLAAELDIDRLLVVGEPAAPIHEGATAVSDWGGESVLLTDQAAAVEVLRSELRPGDVVLVKGSRYRTWEVVDALRPAAGEVSR
- the mraY gene encoding phospho-N-acetylmuramoyl-pentapeptide-transferase, which encodes MRAVIVAIGVAFLVSLLATPLAIKVFTRLKAGQPIRAEGPAMHQGKKGTPTMGGVVFILATVIAYVAGHLALTTLPDAQIAQVEPTITALVLLGLMVFSGAVGFIDDFLKVRKRHSGGLNKRGKLAGQILVGALFGVVALYFPSTMTDPSGTATNTETVGSTTLSFIRDIPALEIGKIGAIIVIIMVVMAATNGVNLTDGLDGLATGASVMVLAAYALIAFWQYRHWCADPNYPAGEYCYTVRDPLEIALIAGAAAGACVGFLWWNTSPARIFMGDTGALGLGGLIAGMAMSTRTILLLPILGGLFVIITMSVVIQIISFRTTGKRVFRMSPLQHHFELAGWSEVNIVVRFWIIAGIGVAIALGLFYSEFLAAVT